A genomic region of Pseudomonas sp. MPC6 contains the following coding sequences:
- a CDS encoding GFA family protein, giving the protein MNNERSYQGSCFCGAVEFTVRGEPAAMGYCHCESCRHWSAGPVNAFTLWKPEALQVTRGADNIGTYNKTAQSYRRWCKTCGGHLFTEHPGMGLIDVYAALIPELAYSPGVHVHYQETVLRIKDGLPKLKDVPKELGGSGISLDE; this is encoded by the coding sequence ATGAACAATGAACGGTCGTACCAGGGCAGTTGTTTTTGCGGCGCAGTCGAATTCACCGTCCGCGGCGAGCCCGCCGCGATGGGCTATTGCCACTGCGAATCCTGTCGGCACTGGTCGGCAGGGCCAGTGAATGCCTTCACCCTGTGGAAACCCGAGGCGCTGCAAGTGACTCGGGGGGCAGACAACATCGGCACCTACAACAAGACAGCGCAGAGTTACCGCAGGTGGTGCAAGACGTGCGGCGGGCACCTCTTCACCGAACACCCGGGGATGGGGCTGATCGACGTGTATGCCGCGCTGATCCCGGAGCTCGCCTACTCGCCAGGCGTTCACGTGCACTATCAGGAGACCGTGCTGCGCATCAAGGATGGGTTGCCCAAGCTGAAGGATGTCCCCAAGGAACTGGGGGGATCGGGCATCAGCCTGGACGAATAA
- a CDS encoding DUF3300 domain-containing protein, with protein MRVSYCFSAILLAVLSLPGGSDEGGFFITQALAATPEAGAAGAAPAPEPTAPAEAVFKPEELDQMLAPLALFPDSLLAQVLMAATYPGDVADAVAWSKAHPDSSGDAAVRQVANEPWDPSVQSLVAFPAALVMLGQDPAWVQRVGDAFLAQPNAVMDSVQRLRRQAQAAGHLESNAQQRVTVQPAVPAPAPAPAPTNSTVVVQQPAATQTIIIEPAQPQTVYVPSYNPSVVYGTWAYPSYPPAYYPPPPGYYLGTALAAGLAFGAGVAIVDSLWGDCDWGRGDIDIDVNRYNNINTNRQINANQNNWKHNSINRDGVPYRDSVNREQNSRRLAGSEQRDAFRGRDPVRASERERANQALAQRGIEPAATSNRQARERAQAASRDLDQQPQVRERAQASAQARQDTQANAQKREQAQANVQARQNTQAGAQKREQAQAGAQARQKTQAGAQQRQGTPDNPKVRQQARQQQASTQGPRNNAFAGASNPSQSRLQASRGQASHVSASRPRAERASGHTVQRPARAPSRGGGNRR; from the coding sequence ATGCGTGTTAGCTATTGCTTCAGCGCAATCCTGCTCGCCGTGCTGTCTTTGCCCGGTGGTTCGGACGAGGGCGGGTTCTTCATCACCCAGGCATTGGCCGCCACCCCCGAGGCCGGTGCCGCAGGCGCTGCGCCCGCACCCGAACCGACTGCACCGGCCGAGGCGGTCTTCAAGCCGGAAGAACTCGACCAGATGCTGGCGCCGCTGGCCTTGTTTCCGGACTCGTTACTGGCCCAAGTCCTGATGGCGGCGACTTATCCGGGCGATGTCGCCGACGCGGTGGCCTGGTCCAAGGCGCATCCGGACAGCAGCGGTGACGCCGCGGTGCGGCAAGTGGCGAATGAACCCTGGGATCCGAGCGTGCAATCGCTGGTCGCCTTCCCGGCAGCGCTGGTGATGCTGGGTCAGGATCCGGCCTGGGTGCAGCGCGTGGGCGACGCCTTCCTCGCGCAGCCCAACGCCGTGATGGATTCGGTGCAACGCCTGCGTCGCCAGGCGCAAGCCGCCGGCCACCTCGAATCCAACGCGCAACAGCGCGTCACCGTGCAGCCCGCCGTGCCAGCACCGGCACCGGCACCGGCACCGACCAATTCGACCGTGGTGGTGCAGCAACCTGCGGCCACCCAGACCATCATCATCGAGCCGGCCCAGCCGCAGACCGTCTACGTGCCGAGCTACAACCCGAGCGTGGTCTACGGCACCTGGGCCTATCCGTCCTACCCGCCGGCGTACTATCCGCCACCGCCGGGTTACTACCTCGGCACCGCGCTCGCCGCCGGCCTCGCCTTCGGCGCTGGCGTGGCTATCGTCGACTCGCTCTGGGGCGACTGCGACTGGGGCCGCGGCGACATCGACATCGACGTCAACCGCTACAACAACATCAACACCAACCGCCAGATCAACGCCAACCAGAACAATTGGAAACACAACTCGATCAACCGTGACGGCGTGCCCTACCGCGATAGTGTGAACCGCGAGCAGAATAGCCGGCGTCTGGCCGGCAGCGAACAGCGCGACGCTTTCCGCGGCCGCGATCCGGTGCGGGCCTCCGAGCGCGAGCGCGCCAACCAGGCGCTGGCGCAACGCGGCATCGAACCCGCGGCTACCAGCAATCGCCAGGCGCGCGAGCGGGCCCAGGCCGCGAGCCGCGACCTGGACCAACAACCGCAGGTGCGCGAACGCGCGCAAGCCAGTGCGCAGGCGCGCCAAGATACCCAGGCCAACGCGCAGAAGCGCGAGCAGGCGCAGGCCAATGTACAGGCGCGTCAAAATACTCAAGCCGGTGCGCAAAAGCGCGAGCAGGCGCAAGCCGGTGCGCAGGCGCGCCAGAAGACTCAGGCCGGTGCGCAGCAGCGCCAGGGCACGCCAGACAATCCAAAGGTCCGCCAGCAAGCGCGTCAGCAACAGGCCAGCACCCAAGGGCCGCGCAACAATGCCTTCGCCGGCGCCAGCAACCCCTCGCAATCGCGATTGCAAGCCAGCCGCGGCCAGGCCAGTCACGTTTCCGCCAGTCGGCCGCGCGCGGAGCGCGCCAGTGGTCATACCGTACAACGCCCGGCCCGGGCACCGTCCCGGGGCGGTGGCAATCGGCGCTGA
- a CDS encoding DUF2950 domain-containing protein, which produces MKAALRIFPITLLAILALDARAQQAFPSPDAAAEALVAALGTRQADQARLAALLGADWRAYIPLEGIDRDDVDAFIAHYREQHSIRPDGQGQAHLVVGTDPWTLPLPIMQGKHGWAFNAKAGGEEIRERRIGRNELATVQSALAYYDAQMDYAAVDRDGDGVLEYAQKFISSNGKHDGLYWAEEPGMEQSPLGPLFGDAKPGDDWHGYQYRILDAQGPSAPGGAYSYKLGDNMSRGFALVAWPAKYGDSGVMSFMISHEGELFQKDQGPDSAKLSTSMHRFDPDSSWSDVDEQPGL; this is translated from the coding sequence ATGAAGGCTGCTTTGCGTATTTTCCCGATTACGCTGCTGGCGATCCTGGCCCTGGACGCGCGCGCGCAGCAGGCCTTTCCCAGTCCGGATGCCGCCGCCGAGGCCCTGGTCGCCGCGCTCGGCACCCGACAGGCCGATCAAGCACGCCTCGCGGCCCTGCTCGGGGCTGACTGGCGCGCCTATATACCGCTCGAAGGCATCGACCGCGACGATGTCGATGCCTTCATCGCCCACTACCGGGAACAACACAGCATCCGGCCCGACGGGCAAGGCCAGGCGCACCTGGTGGTCGGCACCGACCCCTGGACCTTGCCGCTGCCGATCATGCAGGGCAAACATGGCTGGGCCTTCAACGCCAAGGCCGGTGGCGAGGAGATCCGCGAGCGTCGCATCGGTCGCAACGAACTGGCCACCGTGCAATCGGCGTTGGCCTACTACGATGCCCAGATGGACTACGCCGCGGTCGACCGCGACGGCGACGGCGTGCTCGAGTACGCGCAAAAATTCATCAGCAGCAACGGCAAGCATGATGGCCTGTACTGGGCCGAGGAGCCCGGGATGGAACAGAGTCCGCTCGGCCCTTTGTTCGGCGACGCCAAACCCGGCGACGACTGGCATGGCTATCAGTACCGTATCCTCGACGCGCAGGGACCCTCGGCGCCGGGCGGCGCCTACAGCTACAAGCTCGGCGACAACATGAGCCGCGGCTTTGCCCTGGTCGCCTGGCCGGCGAAGTACGGCGACAGCGGCGTAATGAGCTTCATGATCAGCCACGAGGGCGAGCTGTTCCAGAAAGACCAGGGCCCGGACAGCGCGAAACTGTCGACGTCCATGCACCGCTTCGATCCCGACAGCAGCTGGAGCGATGTCGATGAGCAACCCGGGCTTTGA
- a CDS encoding panthothenate synthetase, producing MKMLLMVECPNEPFNTLVKAGEVGKVIERILQSIKPEAAYFTEQDGMRGGIFLVDVQDPSDIPALAEPFFLNFNASCKFRIVMSPQDLQKSGLERLGKTWA from the coding sequence ATGAAGATGTTACTTATGGTCGAGTGCCCTAATGAACCCTTCAACACCCTTGTCAAAGCCGGGGAGGTGGGCAAGGTTATCGAGCGTATTCTGCAAAGCATCAAGCCGGAGGCGGCGTACTTTACCGAGCAGGATGGCATGCGCGGCGGGATCTTTCTGGTCGACGTGCAAGACCCTTCCGATATCCCGGCTTTAGCGGAACCCTTTTTTCTCAACTTCAACGCCAGCTGCAAGTTCCGTATTGTGATGAGTCCGCAGGATCTGCAAAAGTCCGGTCTGGAACGGCTCGGGAAAACGTGGGCGTGA
- a CDS encoding GFA family protein, with product MDRFTGGCLCGNVRIEATGRPYRVGLCHCLDCRKHHGALFHASAIFPQDAVTIEGETRDYAGRYFCPRCGSSVFARTGDEIEVNLGSLDAPDQLRPTYESWTVRRESWLPPFALTRHYERDRDATGRSEE from the coding sequence ATGGACCGATTCACCGGCGGTTGCCTGTGCGGCAACGTCCGGATCGAGGCGACAGGGCGCCCCTACCGGGTCGGCCTTTGTCACTGTCTCGATTGCCGCAAGCACCATGGGGCGCTTTTTCACGCTTCGGCGATCTTCCCGCAGGACGCGGTGACGATCGAGGGCGAAACACGTGACTATGCCGGGCGGTATTTTTGCCCCCGCTGCGGCTCATCGGTGTTCGCCCGCACCGGCGACGAAATCGAAGTGAACCTGGGATCCCTGGATGCCCCTGACCAACTGAGGCCCACTTACGAAAGCTGGACCGTGCGTCGCGAGTCCTGGTTGCCGCCGTTTGCGCTCACCAGGCACTACGAGCGCGATCGTGACGCCACGGGGCGTTCCGAGGAGTAA
- a CDS encoding VOC family protein, with amino-acid sequence MLSKNTICLWYDGTALDAATFYAKTFPDSAVGAVHRAPGDYPAGKQGDVLTVDFTVMGIPCVGLNGGSAFKHNEAFSFQVATDDQAETDRLWNAIVGNGGQESACGWCKDKWGLSWQISPRVLTSAVTNPDQAVAKRAFDAMMQMRKIDIAAIEAAVKG; translated from the coding sequence ATGCTCAGCAAGAATACGATTTGTCTCTGGTACGACGGCACCGCACTGGACGCTGCGACGTTCTATGCGAAGACGTTTCCCGACAGCGCCGTGGGCGCCGTCCATCGCGCGCCTGGCGACTATCCGGCGGGCAAGCAGGGCGATGTGTTGACGGTCGATTTCACGGTGATGGGCATCCCTTGTGTCGGACTCAACGGGGGCTCGGCGTTCAAGCACAACGAGGCGTTTTCGTTCCAGGTGGCGACCGATGACCAGGCCGAAACGGACCGCTTGTGGAACGCGATCGTCGGTAACGGCGGCCAGGAAAGTGCCTGCGGCTGGTGCAAGGACAAGTGGGGACTGTCATGGCAGATCTCGCCACGGGTGCTGACGAGCGCGGTGACCAACCCCGATCAAGCAGTGGCCAAGCGCGCATTCGACGCCATGATGCAGATGCGCAAGATCGACATCGCTGCGATCGAAGCGGCTGTAAAAGGCTGA
- a CDS encoding LuxR C-terminal-related transcriptional regulator has protein sequence MNHWPLTTVYHQVPLTTGQIAHLLARVGEDCRTWLAAELLTLVRGVMPLAQCTVFAYPEGQEPQVLSCSDQARLVQISRISRDYVERFHSLDGNRQAMLGHKAKYGGARILAQLQSVEDITHRDYRRVCYEQPQISQRMALLNHQEEGGGWLSINFYRGREHGNFNQREIEFIESVAPLLIQVTRLHYRAYIEANQMPSLLSQRVEQLYPELTRRDRELLRHLLSGLGAEDIAPLMGIQHSSAATYIKRLYRKTGVSGHRELLGLVVRGRWS, from the coding sequence ATGAACCACTGGCCGCTCACCACCGTTTACCACCAGGTCCCGTTGACGACGGGACAAATCGCCCATCTGTTGGCTCGGGTGGGCGAGGACTGCCGGACCTGGCTGGCGGCTGAGTTACTGACGTTGGTGCGCGGGGTAATGCCGCTGGCGCAATGCACTGTGTTCGCTTATCCCGAGGGCCAGGAGCCGCAGGTGTTGTCGTGCTCCGACCAGGCCAGACTGGTGCAGATATCGCGTATTTCCCGGGATTATGTCGAGCGTTTTCACAGCCTGGATGGCAACCGCCAGGCGATGCTCGGTCACAAGGCGAAATACGGAGGTGCACGAATCCTGGCGCAGCTGCAGTCGGTCGAAGACATCACCCATCGTGACTATCGTCGAGTCTGCTATGAGCAGCCGCAAATCTCCCAACGCATGGCCTTGCTCAATCATCAGGAGGAGGGCGGGGGCTGGCTGTCGATCAATTTCTATCGAGGGCGCGAGCACGGCAACTTCAATCAGCGCGAAATCGAATTTATCGAGTCGGTTGCGCCGTTACTGATTCAAGTTACGCGCTTGCACTATCGTGCCTATATCGAAGCCAATCAGATGCCGTCTTTGCTGAGTCAACGGGTTGAGCAACTTTATCCTGAACTGACTCGTCGGGACCGTGAACTGCTCAGGCATTTGCTCAGTGGCCTGGGGGCGGAAGACATCGCGCCCCTGATGGGCATCCAGCACTCAAGCGCCGCTACCTACATCAAGCGGCTTTATCGAAAAACCGGCGTCAGCGGGCATCGAGAATTGCTGGGGCTGGTCGTGCGAGGTCGTTGGTCCTGA
- a CDS encoding MFS transporter — protein sequence MPSRPAVTPGEEAGAHPPVIAKVSKRLLWFLFICFVFSFLDRINIGFAGLTMMDDLGLSSTQFGMATTIFYLAYIACGIPSNMVLAKLGARRWIGSLMIAWGVASTATLFAHDAASLYWLRALVGITEAGFLPGVLLYMTFWFPAAYRARANALFMIAMPFTAGFGSVLSGAILGLDGHWGLAGWQWLFLLEGLPSVVLGLAVYGYLDDKPRQARWLSADEKLQLAELLEQDRQAPSPHAHWGRELLSPAVLLFCLVYFCLVNTLAMIAVWTPLIVKSFSAGQSNTLIGLLSAIPQVCTIVGMLLWGRHSDLTQERRWHLALPMLMAAAGWCCTALSSEPIVQLAGVCMAATGSYTAMSIFWTLPDRSLSFQARAVGIAVINAVGNLGSALNPLVVGWLKDLTHTYTAGCLYAALLLLVAAILVRALPHERQSSTRELIPE from the coding sequence ATGCCATCCCGTCCTGCTGTGACCCCTGGCGAGGAGGCCGGCGCTCATCCGCCGGTCATCGCCAAAGTCTCGAAACGCCTGCTGTGGTTTCTGTTCATCTGTTTCGTTTTTTCATTTCTGGACCGTATCAATATCGGGTTTGCCGGGCTGACGATGATGGACGACCTGGGGTTGAGCAGTACCCAGTTCGGCATGGCAACCACGATTTTCTACCTGGCCTACATTGCGTGCGGCATCCCCAGCAACATGGTCCTGGCGAAACTTGGCGCCCGGCGCTGGATCGGCAGCCTGATGATTGCCTGGGGCGTGGCGTCGACCGCCACCCTGTTTGCCCATGACGCAGCCAGCCTGTATTGGTTGCGTGCGTTGGTAGGCATCACCGAGGCAGGGTTTCTGCCTGGTGTACTGCTGTACATGACGTTCTGGTTTCCGGCGGCGTACCGGGCCCGGGCCAATGCGCTGTTCATGATCGCCATGCCGTTTACCGCGGGCTTTGGTTCGGTCTTGTCCGGCGCCATTTTGGGCCTGGATGGCCATTGGGGACTCGCAGGCTGGCAATGGCTGTTTCTTCTCGAAGGATTGCCCAGCGTCGTACTCGGCCTGGCGGTGTACGGTTATCTGGACGATAAGCCGCGCCAGGCACGCTGGCTGAGCGCCGATGAGAAACTGCAGCTGGCCGAGTTGCTGGAGCAGGACCGCCAGGCACCTTCCCCCCACGCTCACTGGGGACGCGAGTTGCTGTCGCCAGCGGTGCTGCTGTTCTGTCTGGTGTACTTTTGCCTGGTCAACACCCTGGCGATGATCGCGGTCTGGACGCCGTTGATCGTCAAGAGTTTCAGCGCTGGACAGAGCAATACGCTGATCGGATTGTTGTCGGCCATTCCTCAGGTATGCACCATTGTGGGCATGCTCCTCTGGGGTCGACATTCGGACCTGACCCAGGAACGGCGCTGGCACCTCGCGCTGCCGATGCTGATGGCCGCTGCGGGCTGGTGCTGCACGGCCCTGTCGAGCGAGCCGATCGTGCAACTGGCCGGGGTCTGCATGGCGGCGACGGGTTCCTACACGGCCATGTCGATTTTCTGGACCCTGCCGGATCGCTCATTGAGTTTTCAAGCCCGGGCAGTGGGTATCGCGGTGATCAACGCCGTGGGTAATCTGGGGTCGGCCCTCAACCCCCTGGTGGTCGGCTGGCTCAAAGACCTGACCCATACCTATACGGCCGGTTGTCTGTACGCGGCGCTGCTGTTACTGGTAGCTGCCATACTGGTGCGGGCACTGCCCCACGAACGCCAATCTTCAACGCGCGAATTGATCCCTGAATGA
- a CDS encoding DUF2783 domain-containing protein, with protein sequence MSQSMNVADLERVYDRLAEAIDRTGNDSELFLVKLALLAAEALNDAERFDALVECSVQDL encoded by the coding sequence ATGAGCCAGTCGATGAATGTGGCAGACCTGGAGCGCGTCTACGATCGGCTCGCCGAGGCGATCGACCGTACGGGTAACGACAGCGAGTTGTTCCTGGTCAAATTGGCGCTGCTGGCGGCCGAGGCACTGAACGATGCCGAGCGTTTCGACGCGCTGGTCGAGTGCTCCGTGCAGGACCTGTAA